In Coturnix japonica isolate 7356 chromosome 11, Coturnix japonica 2.1, whole genome shotgun sequence, the sequence CGATTTTGGGGAAGGATGCCCTCAGGTGATCTTCCAGAAGATCAATCAAAGCCTTGAAAGCTACAGGATCCTTCAACAGGGGGCTGATGTCACTGCAAACAGAGGGAGAGCAGTTAGCAAGCAACCAAGGGATGGAGGTGATGCTGCTATTGCACCCAGGGGGCACATGTCCTGCCTGGCCAAagccccttccccatctccatccctgctccatctccatcccttgcTCCCTGACCCCATCCCCAGATCCATCTCCATTCCCAGATCCTtggctccatccccacccccataCCCTGCTCCATCTCCAGCCCAATCCCCAGCTCCATCTCCATTCCCCAGCCTTATTCCCATCCTTTgccccattcccagctccttggctccatccccaaccccattccccatcccctGCTCCATCTCCAGCCCAATCCCCATTCTCAGCTCCATCTccattccccatccccacccctgaccccatccccagctccatctccatttccccaccccattcccatcccctgccccattcCCAACTTCTTACCTCCATCCCCaacctccctcccacccccagctccccgCCCCATCCCCAGTCTCCCTACTCCACCCCCATCTCCACCCCAAttccccagccccattcccatctcctcggctccatccccaccccaacTCCCATTCCCAACCCCAGTTCCTCTCTCCCatcctcagccccatccccccGCACCGGAACAGCACTCCAGGCACGGGGAAGTCGGGGAATGACCGCACTCGGTCCCGCACCACGCGCAGTTTGTCCTCGCTCATGGCGCTGCGCGCAATGACTGCGCAACCGCGGCCGGACGGCCCCCAGCGGGCGGAGCTTCCACGGCACCATCGTGTACGATCCCGGAGCTCACGGAGCGCAATTGAGTTGGAGCATCGAGCCCCGAAGTTGTTCTGTTCCTTCCCCCCCTTTGGACACACAGACTTTGGTCCACGGAGCCCCAGCAGCGCATGGCATGGCTGAGCACAGtggtctgatggttggtgaccctgcatatagcaaaggggtttgaaactggatgatcatgctggtcctttttaacccagcCCATTCTAgggttctgtggttctgttggGGAGGCAGACACGGCCCTCAGTTCCATCTCTTGCTATGGGAATTGCCATTTGCCCGTGCAAAATCCATCACGGGCAGGAGATGTGCTGCCGAGTGATTGCACATCTCCTTTTCCATTAGCAGATCTGACCTGGATCTGCACCAAATGCACCCTAGGTACAGCTGCCcactgaaagcaaaggcagctcCAGCGTGCAGCATCCCTGGCCAAGCCCGGTGCCCATTGCAGCATCCTGGCTGTGGACACAGAGCTGCCCCTGCAGCCTGGGCACCTTCCAGCTGTCAGATGGGGCTCTTGCACAGCGAGGGTTCTGCCTGCACCCCatgctgctgcatttccagctCTCAATGCACAGCCTCTAGAAGGCTGCAGGCTGAATCCTCCACTGCtccacttccttccttctccatccaTAGGGGCTGTCAGGTCTCTTTAACCCTCTGGCCGAAGGCACCTGTGTGCTGGATGGCTGGGGATGAGCTAAAGGTCAGTGCAGAGGTTGCTCCCTCCCTCTCCAGGCTCCATTGCCAAGGGCAGCCCACACAGGAGCTCGGTGCCTCCTTCTCCTTCACAGAGTAAGATTTTCCCTGAAGTCAGATTATCTCCCTGGCACCAGGAAAATCCTAACAGCTGCTCCAGAGAAGCAAACACAGCTGCGGCACGGAGCCATCCGCTGGAACAGGCACTGCACCCGTGCTCCCATAGCAGAACTGGAAGGGTTCTTCTCTTTTGTCATCCCACCAATGACAATACCAGATGTGAGCTGTTCCGGcagcttcctcttcttcctggCGGATGGAAGCGATGGAATTACTCTGCCTGCCCATGGAAATAagcaggagatgggaaggggCTCTTCCGCCTCCTGCCTGCGGTATCACAGCCTGGCAGACCTGCTCGGTGccaccccattataccccacaGTTCCACCTCACCTGGTTCTGCAGTTACAGCCCATAGGAcatcagtgttttccagcagctaCACGAGATTCCCAAGCCCTGCACTGATCCTATGGAAGGTTACACCAACCCTCCAGCTGCCAGAGATGACGCAAGGTGCCAGCTCGGCTTTAAGAACATTTCTCCAGGCTTTTGTCAGCACTGCACCTCATCCATCAATCCCCCATTAGCACAGGGAGCCACTGACCGAGTTTAACATCCACAAGTCAACGAGTTTCCTTCTAATTGTTCAACTCttcaaacagcagctctgactCCTACCGCAGTTTCCACCCAAAAAAAGAACTTTCCTAGGACCGATTTCCAACGGTGATGTCAAAGGACTTCAGCTCTGGAATATCACATCATGGGGAGGTGGCAGCATCCGCTCGCAGCTTggggagggctgagctgctccgTGCATGGAGGGGGGGCTGCAGCTTGATGGCACTGCAGGATGGGGAGCCCACCTTTGCCCCTCTTTCCTATGCATGGATAATGAGTGATTGCAAAGTGCTTTAAGATCCTGGTGTTGTTAGACCGTGAACGCAGCAAGTGTTTGCACGAAGGCTTCAGAGCAAACTCGAATCAGCTTCAGCGGGCAATgagaagagctgtgctgagtgTGGAAGTTTCTGTTCCGTTCAGGATGTTCAAACTTCAGCGTGAAGTGGAACAAAATGCCCAAAATTTCAACATACCCCACAGGGGGAAACGAGAAACTGAAATTTCCATCCAAATCCTCTGGAACGCTTCGTTTCAATTTCAGCTTTGGAAACGCATGCACTTTaaaccagtttttttttttaataataataaaaataaaaataaaaacccccACAAATGTGAAATATCTTATTTCAACAGCAGAGGAATGCAGCTCCCCAGCCAGCTCCCTGTTCTCTGGATTGGTGCTATGAGCAGCGAGCTCGTTGTGTCCCCACTAATAGGAGTAAGGGACCACGCTCtggtgctgcctgctgagcaTCGTGCTCTGAGCTGACCCCAGCTCAGGCCTTTGGAGGGGACACAGagctcctgccaaagcaggagGGGGATTTGGAGCCAGAGCTAATGCATTTGGCACACATTCCTCACTGCTGGCAAGCTGGTCCTTTTCTGCCCCTATTTTAGGGTGGGGGGGAATTGCACTGCCAGCCTATGTATCCTATCACTTAGGAGGGTGTGAAGTGGCTCTGGGAGGGGAAAAGGCAGAGAATCATGTGTTGGCTGCCAGGCTGGCTCTGGTAAGTTGGATGGCAGAGGTTTCTGCTCTTCTAAGAGACCACAGGCTTTTGGCTCACATCTATTTAGTATTTATATAATTGGGACTGGACTTCGAGCAACTGCAGAACTCCAAGTGGAGGCACGggatagaaagaaaaccagGCAATGGGGTCTGCTCTGTGTCTAGAGGAGATGTTTTCCAACAAAAAGAAGGAACCTCAGACGAGATTTCAGTTCCTCCCTCACAACCGCACTTAGAAAACTCTGAGTTTGATTGGAgagccactgctgtgctgcattctGATAGCAAATGGAAAGTATCaaatagaagcagaaaacaacagcagaagtgCTTTTCCAAGTATTAAAACCGCTCAGAAAAGTGGAAAAGGAGCCATTTGAACTGCAAAACAGTTGCTTGGCTATGGAAGAAGCAGTCAATCACTCGGTGAGCGCAGCCTGCAGGCTCTCCAGGCCAAGGACAGCCACAGGAtccctgctcagccctgagTGTTCTTTGGGGTGACTGCAGACAGCACATTGCCTCCCAACGCCGCTTtccaacccc encodes:
- the APRT gene encoding adenine phosphoribosyltransferase → MQGHQPSDHCAQPCHALLGLRGPKSVCPKGGKEQNNFGARCSNSIALRELRDRTRWCRGSSARWGPSGRGCAVIARSAMSEDKLRVVRDRVRSFPDFPVPGVLFRDISPLLKDPVAFKALIDLLEDHLRASFPKIDVIAGLDSRGFLIGPPLAQRLGVGFVLIRKKGKLPGPTESISYSLEYGKAELEVQSDAVEAGQKVVIVDDLLATGGTMRAACELLARLKADILECLVVIELKALRGAAKLEAIRFHSLLQYD